TATCTATATGatatcatattgcatgtgtaattatgaaaaatgacttgtcatgtcaggtacatattttaatacaaaattcACCACattcagttctgtggatggaaatgccttcttgatgagagagttcaacagagaatggccagactggttcggactgacaaagtctatggtaacacagataaccgctctgtacaattgtggtgagaagaatatcatctcagaatgctattctgagaagcGGGTTGCcattgttttggcagcacaaaggggacctacacaatattaggcaggtggttttaatgttgtggctgatcggtctataagtgcttgtactacgtaaaaccgattggatcgctttcggagatatgaattaaaccactggagtattaaggatttattttatgctacctttatgtgttttatggagcttcaaagtttttcccaccattcacttgcattgtacggccctacagagatgagatattgttctcaaaatatttgtttgtgttttgcaagaaagaaagtcatacacatttgagatatggtgagtgtaagtaaatgatgaaatgtttaattttaagggGATATTTCCTGTTAAGAACAGGGAATAGGAAGGGAGCATTACTTTGTTGGAGCACGGCCCAGTTTTCAAGAGTTACCTTTTGTAATTTCTCTCTAGTATGCGTCTTGTCTTTGTCCTTTTGTTTCACTCATTCAGCAAAGGTGTCCCTCTCCTCCAGGTCTTGGAGTCTTTCTCTGTCTTCCCACTCCActtcttcctccatttctttttgAGATTtttctcaatacatttttttttttttttgagtcctAAGGTCCAGATTCTGCGCCAGACCGATCATGAACTGAGCCACATATCTCTCCAGGATGTCATGAAGCTGGTCACTGACCCACTGCTTCAGATTGGCCATTGAGACTCTACACAAGAACACATCTAAACAATAAAGTGTTATCCAAGTCTGTATCATTAATATAAGATTTACTAGCTAAAAGAGCCATATAAGCACTTGAATTAAACTCTATGAGAGCACTAAAACTTTGCAACACTTGATGTGATCAGTGAGAATCAAGTGTTTGTTGAAACTGAGCCTTCCTATCTGTAAGAAGAACCCTGGAGTTCACTTTTTTTTTGGTCCCTCTATCAATAGATTGTCTCAGTCTGCATTCGTTGAGTTTGCGCCTCTGAACCTCATGAGGGAAGAGAAACAAATGACAACTACAGAGTGTATCAGTTCCTTCtctagcttttttatttttcaagcaCATCTTTATATATATCATTCAGTAAAGCATGTTGTTCAGCAGTTAACCTTGTACAAAAATACAATGTCCCTTACAAACTTATCGCTCAGTTAGCTTTGTACAAAAATACAATGTCTCTTATAATCTTATCTCTCACACTATCttatttcaaaagaaaaattTGGCTGCAAGAAAAAATGTTTTTACGAATAATGgcgatgaatatatatatagagagagagagagagagagataaacacTCAAAGATCAACCCGTCCTGAAAAAGAGACTACAAACAACTTAAGTTATTACAATTTTACGCTTTCTCCTGTGAAAATATTTACTTCACTTCCGGTTCAGTGCATTCTCAaagtgaaatgtcaaaataaaagtccagaGACTTTTATTGAAGAATGAAGATGTAGGCCCTATGTGATGTGTGCAGGGAGAATTTCATATtcaagattattattttattttaatttttttgcttaaACCGCTTAATCTATTTCAGCCCTTCATTTCTATAAGCAAcctgtattataaatattaaccaaaaataaaatatgtgaaatattgCTACTATAATTTAATTAGtagaacaaataataataaaaaatgacaaaatataaaaattaattaataaataaaataaaaacaagagaAATGTCTTTAAAGCTGCTCTACTGTATTTTTATGTGTCTGAGGTTCAAACGTATAGTttctgtttgtgcatgtgttaaaATGGAAAACTGCTAATATAGGTTTAGTCTATATCTATGCACTTGATACTACAGTGAAAGAATAATATTATGCTTAATTATGATATAattcattatattatatacattatgtatCATTACGTAAAAACGTTTGCTAAAGATTTTTCCagatgttttgcttgaaaataatGTAGGATGTAAAATGTGCCGTTTCAACATTGTGTTAAAAAACTTTTCGAGGTCTTTGAAGTTATTTTTGTTCTTGGATACAAAAAGCTTGAAGAAAAATGCGTGTTGCTCGCATTTCTTATAAAACCACATCAACTGTGTGTTAACTGGTAGATAGAGGAAGCGGTCTATATAAGCATCACCTCGCAACTGTGACAAGCTGCAGATGCGGAACAATAGTTAATCTTAAACGCTTTTGATACCGTCATATGTCATTTTTGGCAGAACACGATACCGCCATTAGACGTGAGATGCTTGCATTTAATATACTTTCGAtgaagtaaaaaacaaacaaaaactttgGGATTcaattaacaaattatttttaagatttgttAGACATTTATCGTTGTTGTTGTGACTGGGGGGATTAATGACTGAATGCTGGAAACCATGTGTTATCATATGGGCCACACTGCTCGTCCATGTCACAGGACACAGACCTGTCATTATTGTTCACGGGATATTAGATGGACCCAAACAGTTCGAGATTTTGGCCCAATTTATCAGTCAGGTAAGAGCATCTTATCGTGTGAAATATATCTTACATAAATATGCACAAGTCAAATATATTTCACTTAAAATACTTCATATTTGACTTTTTATTATACTTAAGAAGCATTTGtaataaagaaattatatataaaatgtgtatatatataaaatgtcttaaaatgtaaatttttttttatatatatatatatatacaacatccTTCTATAAAAGAGCTTAAATAAAACCTATTGaatttatattgctttattttctttatttatttgagttatttaaaatgtttgcgtAAAACGTTTtagaaatgcagaaaaaaatacattaattcacAATCTCAGGTTTGAGCAATTATACGCATAACATTATTTTaggattttcattttctttctacCTTTGGCACTAGTTCTCTTTTTTATATAGGATGAAACTCACAAACTTCCCTTTTCACTGTGCTTTAGTCTCATCCTGGCACCAGCGTGACCACAATAGACCTGTATAACTACATTGCCAGTATAAAGCCTCTGTGGCAACAGGTGGATGGCTTCAGAAACACCATCAGACCCATCATGGAGAATGCTGAAGATGGTGTCCATCTCATCTGCTTCTCACAAGGTCATCTAAGCTTTTCCAGCCCTCTTGCCAGCACTGGTTTTCCATCTTACAATCTCACACACAGCTTGCAAGAATTGAAACGGCTATTCTTGCAAGTTTCTTgcaacagttttttttctttcttcttactTTTGAACATTTCCTGTGTCCAACTCACCTGCCTGCAACCATTTAGGTGTGCGAGgggtgtttatttattgtttcctTAATAGTTtcatacaattaatttaaaatgattaacAATATGCAAAACTTACACATTGTAAAATCTTGTGTTTTGGCCATAATGTTAGCAGAACTATATGAGAACAGAAAGATGGAATATTTCATATGGCCTTAATGACACTGGACCATTCTAAAACAATACTATATCTGCCTTGCAAATTCTCCCCTTTTCATTGTTTAGTGTTGTTGTTCTTtccttgattattattattattattattggtaacGTTTCTTTTTGTTGCTCTGTATTAATTGCACAGGTGGCTTGATATGTCGGGGAGTTCTTGCTACGCTTCCAAAGCACAATGTTCATTCTCTGATATTCCTGGCTTCACCACTAGCTGGCCAGTATGGAGGTCAGTCCTATGCTTCCTAATTTGGAAACCACAGCATCACCTTTCTCGAAATAAATTAGATGCCATGCATAATAACAAAGTGCTTTGTCAACACTTTTACAGATACATATTATTTGAGGTATTTTTTACCAACAGTCATCAAGTCAAATATATACCATTTTTGTTATACCGCAAATGGACAAAAGATATCGATCTGCAACTACTGGAACGGTAAGAAGATGTGTCATTTTTGTGCAAGATTTGATcccttttaaaatgcttttttgttattgttgttgtttgtcactttttttttacttttctcaaTCATTGACTTACTGTACTATATATCGCACTCTTTCGTGTGTTTTATGATGACATTACAGGTCAATGCACTCAAGGAGTTCCAAAATCATCAGTTGCTTAAAGCTTTACTTTTTCCATTTCATTTGATTGTCATCACATCTttcacctctttctctctctgtagatCCACACCAAAGAGAGAGGTACCTGAAGAGCAGCAACTATCTTGCCCCACTGAATGGTGAAATAGAGCATGCCAATTTAACTGGTAATTTAAGATAACTTTTGTATTTGATGGGAATGAGTTtggtatttttaaagaaaaataacaatttgCTGCTGAAAAGGCCAGCTAGACCATCATGAATACccatgctggtccaagctggtttatgctttTTGTTTGCTGCTGGACCTGGTTGACATAGCTGGACCTATGATGGTTCCCAAGGACCATCATACAAAAGTATATTAAGCATAAGTTGGTGATGACCAACTGTGTTAAATgtcttaaacattttgtttacatttttattttaaaatgcttaCAAAACTATTTACTGAATTTATTGAagacaattattattttcattgttaTTGCTCTAATTCTGCTGATTATTCAAATCTCATGATATGAATGCCAATGACTTTTGTTAACCTAGTGTTTATGTACTACTCAGATTACAGCGTTTGCTTCTGTTGTTTATGTACTTTCGATTCAGTGGCCTTGAGTCATGTTGTACTCCTTTTCTCCTGCAGCGTGGCGAGACAGCTTCCTGCGCATAAAGAAGCTGGTGCTGATAGGTGGACGGGACGATGGTGTTATTACACCATGGGAATCAAGGTCTCTGCAGATTTTTTATCACATGATGACATTAGTCATTTAATGTTGCTTGTTTTAAACAGCAGTGTAGTTTAATATACTGAATGTagcattataaatgttttaatttttcccCAACTAAATACTGTATAAGATGTCATATTTAGTGAGTGCGTGATTAGTCTATTGGTTACTACAAGGcaatgcaatgtaatgtaatTGAGGCATATTTTAAACAGTTGTTACAATGAAAGTTTGCTGACAATGACACTGGTGAGCATGCACTGTTCATATGTATACTTCGTATGTCTAATTAAGCAGCATATCTTTGCTGCTAAAGGGTTAATCTGTGTGGAATTCCAGTTCAGCAGACTggaataaatgtgagaaatatttagAGTGATGTTTGAGCTTCCAAAGGCTTTATAAGATTATGTGGTGACTTTTTAGAGTGGGTTTGCtatctctaaaaaaaaataagatagttgtttataacattttagcttttatttaaaaaaataaataaatctgcttACCTATTTTTCCCCCATAGTATCTTTGGATTTTATGACAGTAATGAAAATGTGATTGAGATGGAAAAACAGGATGTGAGTGGCTGCATTCATTCTCAACAACATTTCTAACAATCAGTGTTTGATTGTACTTGAAGGCATTGTACTTTATGATGGTGATATTAACTGCCGTTGTTTGTTTATGGTTTATAGTGCTGATCCAATTTAGTTGTCCTAATCATTTGTCCTCTCTCTTCAGTGGTATCTAAGAGATGCTTTTGGCCTGAAAACATTGGACTCAAAAGGAGCTGTGGTCAAATGTCTCATCCCTGGTGTGTCCCATACATCTTGGCATTCAAACCTCACAGTCTACCAGAATTGCATAGACAAGTGGCTCACCTAATCCAGAACAGAAGACAGAAAAAACACAATCCACTATTTTCAGCCTGTCCTGATTCACAAACATACTTGTATTTAATCACAAGAATAGTTTGGCTTGTGTAGAATATGATTGATCTGTTATTATTAATCACTTTTTAGTATGATGATCTTTTTGCAAACAGAATGTGATTATTTATTATctacagtataaattattttctgagagctacactggcggccaaaaatttggaataatgcacagattttgtaCAGAAAGtaactggtacttttattcaccaaagtggcattcaactgatcacaatgtatagtcaggacattaatcatgcgaaaaattactattacaattagattttttttaaactacttcaaagtgtttctcataaaataattatccacgtgcagcaatgacagctttgcagatccttggcattcttgctgtcagattgtccagatactcacgtgacctttcaccccacacttcctgtagcactttccatagatgtagctgtcttgtcaggcacttctcatgcaccttacagtctagctgatccaacaaaagctaaatggggttaagatccataacactctctTCTTATTTGTTGTTCAgtgtctgtatttctttgcccactctaaccttttttttttcgttttgtttttctgttccaaaAGTGGCGTTTTCTTTGTAATTCATCCCGTAAAGCccacacccctgagtcttctcttttctgttgtacatgaaactggtgttgagcgggtagaattcaatgaagctgtcagcggaggacatgtgagatgtctatttctcaaactagggactctgatgtacttatcctcttgtttagttgtacatctggccttccacatctatttctatccttgttagagccagttttgtgatcagttaaatgccactttggtgaattaaagtaccaatttccttccgaaacagcaaaagctgtacattattccaaacttttggccaccaaggTAGATATGTAACAGTAGTACTCTAAAATAATGCTCTTATAATAGCAGCACAAATGGAGATCATATTGGACCTGGCTTATATATTGTACCAATCAATTAatgaataaacattattttctgaaTTTCCATTATCATTGCCCAACAAAATGCTATATATAATGTAAACTGCCATATAAGATGTAAATGTGTAGACTGGGGAAAGTTGTCATAAGGGCTATAGCTCAGTAACTATAAGTTTAGTATTCATTAGTTCAAAACACATGCTTGTTTTCtctaacattttagttttgtatttttgtttcaaaCACCTTCAAAACAAATTagaatatttttgggtgaatttaatGCTAAAACTGTATATTTTTCCTTAGCAATAAGTAGAAACGTTTAATTGCTCTTTTGTGGCCAAGGTATGTGTCTATACATACACTGACTACCCTGAAGAATATCAAATAGATAAGTTGTCACAAAAGTGGGACAACTAGCCACTTGTATTCTGTGAATGCTCAGTTATAATAGTGTATGTGAAAGGCTGCTGCTGTGCATGCGCGTGATTGTACAAACAGCTGGAGCGCGCCACGCAGCTGCGTGCATAAACAGGTATTTGTTATGACGTCAGCAAGGTAGAGCGCTGCGCGCGACGGCTGCAATACCGGTACGGACACGCGAGAGCTCTTACTCGACATCGTTAAAACACTGTTCCCGTGCCTCGGTGAGTGACTTTATATGTCTATTTGTGACTGCAATCGGATATTTTCGTTTCTCATAACGTATCAGGTTCGGTGTTGGCTGTTTGAAAGTGTCTGTCAGATGTTTTGTCTTCAGCCAGTATGGTCATTCTGAAATTCTGGGAATCAAAAGTCACATTCGTTTGTGTTAGTGGCGGTTTAACGTGTTCTAGATCGATATATAAACGTTTCTCTGAGTTAAATCTCGAGCACAAAGATCCAAACTGTGAGTTGCTGAGATTAGTCATCGCATGGAAAGTTCTCTTCCAACGCGTCgcttatttacataatttatttgtgttttaaaacCGCGCGCTATATGGTGAAAAGTGCTCGCGCTCACATTTAAACACGAGCGACTGCACgcgtgtaaaaataaacaaattaatttagtttGAAAATATTGTTCATACTCGGAGAGATTTTAAAGTTGCTTTGTAATTtaacataatataatacaatataaaagaaTAGAATATAGGGTTTTTGAAGCAGGTTTCacagtgtctatgtgtgtgttcaGGGCTCAAGGCCGACGTGGACTGTGGTTGTGCTGTGTAAACAGTCTGACTGTCAGTAGGGGAGAGTGAGCTATCATCAATTGGATCCACCCAAACCAAAGGACAACTGCCCTACATAGAACTAGTGATAGATTTACTCTGGTGTGTAGAGTAAATAAACCACAGCCTGTAAAAGTAAGCCTCCAATGCAAGTGCAATGCTGGACTATAATAATACATTGAAAAACACAGCAGATATTGTTATTAACAGCTTAAATATGTGTCATTAAGGACAGATATGACTTACTGCCTTGTATAATGTCGCCCCATTGTGTATTCCAATGTTTAGCATGTTTTGCCaacacttttattattttaattattcttaaTGTTATCCATTAACAACTACTTATAGGGCACCTGCTGTGAGTATGATGACTACGAGAGGTAAAAGTGAAGGATGTCGCATCTGTGGGAGTGACCTGCAGGGTAACCAGCGGCGATGGTTGTATGCGGCTCAGAAACGGAAGGGGGCACAACCTCAGACGCCAACAGACTTGTCTAGCAAGGGAAGCCTACCCAGATCAGCACAGAGCAGCCCATGGGGTATGAATGATTGCAGAACAGATTTCAAGTGCCTTGACATGATAAACTATTTTAAAGTAATTAAGTTTTTGAGTGTGACTCATTTAGGTCTGTTTCCATTCTTGTTATGGAATGCACACTTTTCAGAATCTAATCAATTCCTGATAGATAAAATCAAGTTAtgacttacatttttgtttaattgttgaatgtcctgtttcactcagaaacaaAGGCCCCAGCACACTTACTCAGACAGCTGAGCAACGACGTACTGTTTGCAAACTTTCAGACACCAGCCATGCTGTTGATATAGGTGTTTAAACTAGGTACATTTAAATACTGGATGAGgatgctcaagactacatgtaaaatatcaaataatatgacattaaaatgtataatcattgactttatgcctcattctgtgAGTAGAATTTAaacgagatcagtaaaagaagctgttttaactactCGATGATcatttaaagaggccctattttGCTTTTTgagattttacctttcctttagtgtgtattAGTGCGTTTGGGCATGTAAAAGGTCTGAAAAGTTACAAAGAACAAAGTCCACGCAAAAGGGAGTTAtactctcccacagacaacactgctcaagaactacatgaAATTGtaaagtatctacgtcactatgcaacaaatttgcataatgcccacctaAGAGCTACTTTGGCCCGCccgccaggatgagttgggtttgTGTTGTCGCCATGTCTAGAAGACGCTGAtttcttcactgcgaaagcaaaacctctttgtttggacttccaaaaggCAGACAAATTGAAAAATCTGTGGTTAAAATGGATTTTTTCCaatattcctcagcagtacaaacACAACCAATGCTGGATTTTCAAGACAGTTATTCCTGAAAGATGGTTACAGTTCCCAATTTGTTGGGACTCTTCAGAATTATAACCTGTatgtatgcttgattatttgtggatttatctgctaccgagagtAAAAATgcggagttttgtgttgtagctacggtgtacacccagtgcacagctgtaggcctctgctaacctggtAGCTAacgttattgtgttgaaatagttttgctaattaGCTGGAtgcccacttttacctacaattgtgtagaattatgcagattgtttgtcgttcttactattatgaatagtgatcaagtgttgagatggatttattttttatttaaaataatatatatgctGTAGAGAATGTGTAATTTGTAGTGTTTACTTTTTGCGTTCATGGTGCTAACActatacatggccataatataTGCTTATTACACTCTgtttttgtaatttatgatgacactgatgctagtgcaaagatgggtgtataaaagagtgttaatgggtagaatacagacaaaagaatgatgataagagaggTTTACTGTATCTTACTTtgagcagatgtgtgaatggcttttggctGTAGGTGGCACATGAGTGAAAGGGCATTTAAAGAGTTTTTGGGcaaatttgattccttttgttgactaattaaaccaaaaaaattgcatgacatgttcttggaaaatggcTCTACATCAATGATTGTACAGATATAGGTAAATTTGTGTCAGCTTGCTAATTACTCTGCATGTCGGTGTGTTCATGCTGACTGACTGAATGGGAATTAGCTGTCTGGAGCTCCAGTTCACAACTACCAATGATGTGGACAAATGGCATTAAAAAGGTGTAAAGCAGCCGGTAAGAAGTTTGCCTAAAAGTCCACCCTGACGAGTTATTACAaaccaccgaaacaaactcaaaaacaccttttttttttttcctaaagtATGTCACACACATTTGTTCTTCGATTTCGTTGATGTGTGCATGGGCCACaagtcacattatggaagtaaagcTGGTTGCAAATGCCATTCCATGTTGACTTATACCTTTTATACATATAACaaatgttattaaattgaaaaaatattaatatctgaattttttttatttccaggcAGTACATTATCTCTTAGTTCTTCTCCTTCCCTCTCCAAGTCTCATGCTTTGCTAACCCCTACAAAAGGAATTGATCTGCTTTGTGTGCTGACACACATATTAGAGCAGTCTGTACCACGTGGGGACGGTCAGGGGGAATTTTTATGTGGCAAGTGCGTGTCCGTTCTGGAGAGAGTTTTCAAGTTCGACACTGTCATCGCCCGGGTCAGGGCACTGTCGAGCGAGAGGCTTCAGAGACTCTCTCAGGAAAGAGACCAGATTAGGCGATGGGTGCGAAGTTTGTACCATCAACGCCATCCTTCTAGTTATAGAAACAAAGGAAGCTCCAGCGAGGATGAAGGTGACTCAGGAAGGCAGGACAGAAAGAATTCGGCAGGGGAAGGATACCGAGAACTGCTGAGGGACAATATGGTGCTCTCCGAGTATGAATGGTGGTCCGAGAATGCGGATTCATGTCCACATTATAGGAAAACAGGGAAAAGATGCCATAAAGGGAAGAAATGTGATGGTTGTGACTTCTTAAGGGTGTCTGATTCGGATTATGAGTCAGTTTGCGGGATACCCCGTCACCTGCCCGAACAAGCTTTCACCTCATTGGGTCTCTCTCGGGACAAGTCCCGTAGCATGCCTCTTCATTGGTCAAGAGTACTATCTGTCAGCTCAAGTCCCGCCTCGCTGTCTGGTTCCTGTCACTCTTTACGATCACAATCCCGCACTGCCTCTGTCCAATCACTGGACTCTTTGGGTGCCAATGATCCCTTTGATTGGCCTGAAGAGCAGGCAGTCATCTTCGAGACAATTTTCAAAGAGTTGAGGGGAATTGAAGGAAAACCTGTGAGGTCGCCAGCTGGAAGTCGCATTCCTGTGATGTGGCGAGGGGGAGTGCAGATTGGAAAGGATGAAGTGGAAGCAAAAGTGGGGTTAGTGAGGGTACTGAACTTTGGAGAGGGGGATAATGGGATGGAGAATGAGTTTGAGGAAGAGGGCGATGACATCTTGACTGAACTGAGAGACGAGTTTCAGCCATTGCAAAGAGAGGTAAGGAAACACTAGTGTGTTGTCCTGTTTTATCAAAACTTTCTAAAAAGTGAAGTGAtttttgcaccactagcatcaccaaacggacttgcaaaaagtaaaaaaactcaTGCCATTAGCCCAGGGGatggcaacctatggcacacatgtcaggggtaatcactggcacaccagAAACTTCTAGAGAGAAgtagactttttttatttatatgaaattccgcacctgcattccaaactACGTCTTGATGTAAtgcttcctcatgatcatgcagcgtgttttcatcagctgaatgggaggctaaacaaaaagttcaaatgtgatgAGACTGCAGTACACACAacaattaaaattgaattaaaaatgaataaaaattttgaagctccaaaagcacataaaggcagtataaaagtaattaatacgattccagtggttaaatcaatgtcttcagaagtgacacaagatttaagtcctttttactgtcaggcctccacttttactttcacattcttcttttttgatTTGAGCGATTTACATTCTTcacgccacctactgggtagggaggagtaTTTATACTAAACAATTACTTTAGTTAATTATCTGTTTCTTATTTGCACCCATCATAacgcttctaaagatatagatttaaccactgagtcttatagattacttttatgctgcctttatgtgctttttggactttcaaagttttgttatccattcacttacattttgaggacctacagagttgaaatattcttcttaaaattgtttgtgttcgtgagtaaatgatgagagaattttcatttttgggtggactctGAGATTAAGTTGTT
The sequence above is a segment of the Xyrauchen texanus isolate HMW12.3.18 chromosome 38, RBS_HiC_50CHRs, whole genome shotgun sequence genome. Coding sequences within it:
- the LOC127631836 gene encoding uncharacterized protein LOC127631836; translation: MMTTRGKSEGCRICGSDLQGNQRRWLYAAQKRKGAQPQTPTDLSSKGSLPRSAQSSPWGSTLSLSSSPSLSKSHALLTPTKGIDLLCVLTHILEQSVPRGDGQGEFLCGKCVSVLERVFKFDTVIARVRALSSERLQRLSQERDQIRRWVRSLYHQRHPSSYRNKGSSSEDEGDSGRQDRKNSAGEGYRELLRDNMVLSEYEWWSENADSCPHYRKTGKRCHKGKKCDGCDFLRVSDSDYESVCGIPRHLPEQAFTSLGLSRDKSRSMPLHWSRVLSVSSSPASLSGSCHSLRSQSRTASVQSLDSLGANDPFDWPEEQAVIFETIFKELRGIEGKPVRSPAGSRIPVMWRGGVQIGKDEVEAKVGLVRVLNFGEGDNGMENEFEEEGDDILTELRDEFQPLQREVTAGRVHSAVNLLREQLVQAQTRIRTLEAQLRDTNKLATSTAVNQSKSSPQVTSVKNKNDLIERLSQSLHSRESVIQECVTLIQKLCAEQGVESDETEKLITQLTSGVGDKHSEHEAVLEAQLTEVREREKALENQLQALRDAGKERDRDFITLDTVLQCNQDIINHFRVELAERDRAQQEMMKEWGVWKERDSALSALVKDHEAFISQLKEVLESSRRDVQALSDSLIGRGLEGGDAEAGLVNQLREKESLLVASIRDREELSATMRQEISRLSTALKVSETLIQDQRENHKQAISEISQQLKNALEELREKTKQKKEAELGRKKENKERAFEEGKLRDNLQKRDKLIEQVLLELEERDGVLTELKQNISTRLGPKTALKHTLDVNFCT
- the LOC127631910 gene encoding lysosomal thioesterase PPT2-like, which translates into the protein MTECWKPCVIIWATLLVHVTGHRPVIIVHGILDGPKQFEILAQFISQSHPGTSVTTIDLYNYIASIKPLWQQVDGFRNTIRPIMENAEDGVHLICFSQGGLICRGVLATLPKHNVHSLIFLASPLAGQYGDTYYLRYFLPTVIKSNIYHFCYTANGQKISICNYWNDPHQRERYLKSSNYLAPLNGEIEHANLTAWRDSFLRIKKLVLIGGRDDGVITPWESSIFGFYDSNENVIEMEKQDWYLRDAFGLKTLDSKGAVVKCLIPGVSHTSWHSNLTVYQNCIDKWLT